The following are encoded in a window of Ranitomeya variabilis isolate aRanVar5 chromosome 6, aRanVar5.hap1, whole genome shotgun sequence genomic DNA:
- the LOC143781314 gene encoding cathelin-related peptide SC5-like, which yields MRSWRLSRLSRLSLLLLSGVTLHSCLSDTADPGIKDGRSIGDITDLYNQKEGVTYLYKSLQQIHIAPPEEGKVPDGRSFIIKETVCLKSEHPDLSQCDFKPDGDVKMCALDLGDDGSKDIQCIGQNKVVRVRRSGKKKKKCNNVICKLFRSGSTSVIAGGTNQGRVVV from the exons ATGAGGAGCTGGAGGCTGTCTCGGCTGTCTCGGCTgtctctgctgctgctctctggtgtCACATTACACAGCTGTCTCTCTGACACTGCAGATCCGGGGATCAAAGATGGAAGATCTATAGGAGACATCACCGACCTCTACAACCAGAAGGAGGGGGTCACATACTTATACAAATCCCTGCAGCAGATCCACATTGCTCCCCCAGAG GAGGGTAAAGTCCCAGATGGAAGATCCTTCATCATTAAAGAGACGGTGTGCCTGAAGTCTGAGCATCCGGATTTATCGCAATGTGATTTCAAGCCGGACGGA GATGTGAAAATGTGTGCTCTGGATCTGGGTGATGATGGCTCTAAGGATATACAATGTATCGGCCAGAACAAG GTTGTTCGTGTCAGAAGATctgggaagaagaagaagaagtgtaATAACGTCATCTGTAAGCTATTCCGAAGTGGAAGCACAAGTGTGATCGCTGGGGGAACAAACCAAGGACGCGTTGTGGTCTGA